In one Deltaproteobacteria bacterium genomic region, the following are encoded:
- the tadA gene encoding Flp pilus assembly complex ATPase component TadA produces MLEIEIFHKERLIKTEIVDKTIIIGRANDADIRLDDHLCSRRHAKIYMEESIWFAADLESSNGTFYNNEKLKAPVKLNQNDKLKIGDHEVLIKNILIPKPPFHEKESSPEYTAKPAIELDTHKIEIHKQLLEELDLKNIDLAKLETGEVRKKAVVIVKNIVTKLETGGLLPDHTDETKLIQDVIDEALGLGPLESLLEDKTINEIMVNARDEIYIEQEGRLEKTLLRFSSDRAVLNIIERIVSPLGRRVDEGSPTVDARLKDGSRVHVIIPPLAIKGPTITIRKFSKKPYTMDDLVRFGSLTSRMADFLKIAITARKNIIVSGGTGSGKTTLLNVLSSFIPEDERIITIEDSAELKLNQSHVVSLEARPSNLEGKGAVTIRDLVRNALRMRPDRIVVGECRGGEAIDMLQAMNTGHDGSLTTLHANTPRDALSRLETMVLMSGMELPIRAIKEQIRSAIDLIVQQTRFKDGSRRLSAISEVQGIEGDIIVLQDIFILETKAMADNKINYTARSTGFVPMFIEELRASNISVPQEIFL; encoded by the coding sequence ATGCTGGAGATAGAAATCTTTCATAAAGAAAGGCTTATAAAAACAGAAATTGTAGATAAGACAATTATCATCGGCAGGGCAAATGATGCCGATATAAGGCTTGATGATCATCTTTGTTCAAGAAGGCATGCAAAGATATACATGGAAGAATCAATCTGGTTTGCTGCCGACTTGGAGAGCTCAAACGGCACGTTTTATAACAATGAAAAGCTAAAAGCCCCGGTAAAATTAAATCAAAATGATAAACTCAAAATAGGAGATCATGAAGTTCTAATCAAAAACATTTTAATTCCTAAACCTCCGTTTCATGAAAAAGAAAGTTCTCCCGAGTATACAGCTAAACCTGCAATAGAACTTGATACACATAAGATCGAGATCCATAAACAACTGCTTGAAGAACTGGATCTGAAAAATATTGATCTTGCAAAACTTGAAACAGGAGAAGTTAGAAAAAAGGCAGTAGTCATCGTAAAAAATATCGTTACAAAATTGGAAACAGGCGGGTTATTACCTGATCATACGGATGAGACAAAGTTGATCCAGGATGTAATTGATGAGGCTCTGGGGCTTGGTCCTCTTGAATCCCTGCTTGAAGATAAAACGATAAATGAAATAATGGTTAATGCAAGGGATGAAATCTATATAGAACAGGAAGGCAGACTTGAAAAAACATTATTAAGATTTTCTTCAGACAGGGCAGTTTTAAACATAATAGAAAGGATCGTATCTCCGCTTGGTAGAAGGGTTGATGAAGGCTCCCCAACTGTTGATGCAAGGTTGAAGGATGGCTCAAGAGTGCACGTAATTATTCCGCCGCTTGCAATAAAAGGACCAACGATCACCATAAGGAAATTCTCAAAAAAGCCTTACACGATGGATGATCTTGTAAGATTTGGCTCGCTCACTTCAAGGATGGCTGATTTTTTAAAGATAGCAATAACAGCAAGAAAGAACATCATTGTATCTGGCGGCACTGGTTCCGGTAAAACAACATTGCTCAATGTACTTTCAAGCTTTATTCCTGAAGATGAACGTATAATAACAATAGAGGATTCGGCAGAACTTAAATTAAATCAATCTCACGTAGTATCTCTTGAGGCAAGGCCTTCAAACTTAGAAGGTAAAGGCGCTGTGACTATAAGAGACCTTGTGAGAAATGCATTAAGGATGAGGCCTGATAGAATTGTAGTAGGAGAATGCAGAGGTGGTGAGGCGATTGATATGCTTCAGGCAATGAATACCGGACATGACGGCTCATTAACAACCCTGCATGCGAACACCCCAAGAGATGCACTGTCAAGACTTGAGACAATGGTGCTTATGTCCGGTATGGAATTACCGATAAGGGCAATAAAGGAACAAATCAGATCAGCTATTGATCTTATTGTTCAGCAAACAAGATTTAAAGACGGTTCAAGGAGGCTCTCCGCTATATCAGAGGTTCAGGGAATAGAGGGAGACATTATAGTACTGCAGGATATATTTATTCTTGAGACAAAGGCTATGGCGGATAATAAGATCAATTATACAGCCAGATCAACAGGCTTTGTTCCAATGTTTATAGAAGAACTCAGGGCATCTAATATCAGTGTACCTCAGGAGATTTTCCTGTGA
- a CDS encoding type II secretion system F family protein, whose protein sequence is MIIFIILSSIFAGLGMFILVTEGIDRFEHGIDIYKLKVISQVKELDSLYMSVTPQRLLYLNLFISFITFALVSIFTSSIIAGIAVSPLGLFISKVWIIFIRKKRIRIFNEQFIDAIGIISNALKSGLSLQQAIARVAEQYPAPISQELSMVIKEIALGTPLEQALINLSKRVKSEDVELFVTATNVVKDVGANLSEMFDRITDTIRERNTIQGKIKALTSQGRMQGIVIGLMPVALGLVLYKLDPNFIKPLFTDPIGWLILLIVMVFEGIGAFFIVKIIRIDV, encoded by the coding sequence GTGATCATATTTATTATACTGAGTTCTATATTTGCAGGATTGGGTATGTTCATACTTGTTACTGAGGGAATTGACCGTTTTGAGCATGGTATTGATATTTATAAATTAAAGGTAATAAGCCAGGTAAAAGAGCTCGATAGCCTTTATATGAGTGTTACACCACAGAGGCTTCTATATCTTAATCTCTTTATATCTTTTATTACATTTGCACTGGTAAGCATTTTCACATCAAGCATAATAGCAGGTATTGCTGTATCACCTTTAGGACTGTTTATATCAAAGGTGTGGATCATATTTATTCGTAAAAAAAGGATCAGAATATTCAATGAACAGTTTATTGATGCAATCGGTATTATAAGCAATGCACTAAAATCGGGTTTATCATTACAGCAGGCAATAGCAAGGGTTGCAGAGCAGTATCCTGCACCGATATCACAGGAGCTGTCCATGGTAATTAAGGAGATCGCACTCGGCACACCGCTTGAACAGGCTCTTATAAATCTTTCCAAGAGGGTTAAGAGTGAGGATGTGGAGTTATTTGTAACAGCAACAAACGTTGTGAAGGACGTTGGGGCAAATCTATCAGAAATGTTTGATAGGATAACGGATACAATAAGAGAAAGAAACACCATTCAGGGCAAGATAAAGGCTTTGACTTCTCAGGGCAGGATGCAGGGCATAGTAATAGGGCTTATGCCGGTTGCTCTTGGGCTTGTGCTTTATAAGCTTGATCCGAATTTTATAAAACCGCTTTTTACAGATCCAATCGGATGGCTCATCCTTCTTATTGTTATGGTGTTTGAGGGGATAGGGGCGTTCTTTATAGTAAAGATTATAAGGATAGATGTATGA
- a CDS encoding type II secretion system F family protein, with protein sequence MIILYLFLTNIFFGICAYLIIIAFLERPDKPEGIKKRSDRTLLMKSPSYRLFVKLSRLIISLHPKNRLESYFSRAKKRLILAGEPLSLLPEEFLTIKELFAAAMLIISLIMGFSLFAALMLCIAGFFYPDLWLRERYKRRRIAVLKELPYILDLLTLSIEAGLDLTGSVSRVVEKSKKSILSLELFHFLQELKMGKPRKEALNDMAKRMNIPEITSLTNAIVQSEELGSGLARTLRIQSQEYRTKRFQRAEKLAMEAPVKMTFPLLFIFVSVFLILFGSFIIQAYRGKLF encoded by the coding sequence ATGATAATATTATATCTGTTTTTAACAAACATATTTTTTGGTATATGTGCGTATCTCATTATAATAGCCTTTCTTGAAAGGCCTGATAAACCCGAAGGCATAAAGAAAAGGTCGGATCGCACGCTGCTTATGAAAAGCCCTTCATACAGATTATTTGTAAAGCTCTCAAGGCTTATTATAAGTTTGCATCCAAAAAACAGACTTGAAAGCTATTTTTCTCGTGCAAAGAAACGGCTGATACTTGCGGGCGAGCCATTGTCTTTACTACCGGAGGAATTTCTAACGATCAAGGAATTATTTGCAGCAGCAATGCTTATCATAAGTCTTATCATGGGTTTTTCATTATTTGCGGCACTGATGCTATGTATTGCCGGATTCTTCTATCCCGATTTGTGGCTTAGAGAAAGATACAAAAGGCGAAGAATTGCCGTATTGAAGGAGCTCCCGTACATACTCGACCTGCTAACGCTGTCAATAGAAGCCGGACTTGATCTTACAGGCAGCGTTAGCAGGGTTGTTGAAAAATCAAAAAAAAGTATACTGAGCCTTGAGCTGTTCCATTTTCTTCAGGAATTAAAAATGGGTAAGCCAAGAAAAGAGGCATTAAATGATATGGCAAAGAGAATGAACATCCCTGAGATAACATCACTTACAAATGCGATTGTTCAAAGTGAGGAGCTCGGGTCCGGGCTTGCAAGGACACTGAGAATCCAGTCGCAGGAGTACAGGACAAAGAGGTTTCAGAGGGCAGAAAAGCTTGCAATGGAGGCACCAGTGAAGATGACATTCCCTCTGCTCTTTATCTTCGTTTCGGTCTTCTTAATACTCTTCGGCTCGTTTATCATTCAGGCTTATAGGGGCAAGCTGTTTTGA